In Saccharomycodes ludwigii strain NBRC 1722 chromosome III, whole genome shotgun sequence, one DNA window encodes the following:
- the RHO4 gene encoding Rho family GTPase RHO4 (similar to Saccharomyces cerevisiae YKR055W | RHO4 | Ras HOmolog): protein MNKNMKNILNVSPKRNNNISNDYLEESGRSRASTMQSVITTSTTSNRLPVEFNRTLSTVPSFSKPTTSSPLDQDGNTINDEGHNKAVKLAQKKPTHHVKIVVVGDGAVGKTCLLITYTSGRFPTDADYVPTVFDNYVTNITYKDKYNIELALWDTAGQEEYNRLRPLSYSDVDILLVCYSADNKTSFENVRELWIPEVVHFCPRTPIILVGLKSDRYSDKYSDAFVDPLKVEQMVKNKEFANVFVHLQCSAKSGYNIEEIFNTAISTVLYDELRVDQENERKQKNSSNDNNNSKSRTLFTVGKDNNDDKPKSSSTGRKKPRKIKCVIL, encoded by the coding sequence atgaataaaaatatgaaaaatattttaaatgtttcccctaaaagaaataataacatatcTAATGATTACTTGGAAGAGAGCGGAAGATCACGCGCATCCACAATGCAATCTGTAATAACCACTTCAACAACTTCCAACAGATTACCGGTAGAATTTAATCGTACTTTATCAACAGTGCCAAGTTTTTCTAAACCAACAACATCCTCTCCATTAGATCAAGATGGCAACACAATAAACGATGAGGGCCATAATAAGGCTGTTAAACTAGCACAGAAAAAACCAACACACCATGTTAAAATTGTTGTGGTTGGAGATGGCGCAGTGGGGAAAACATGCTTGCTAATAACTTACACAAGTGGTCGTTTTCCAACAGATGCTGACTACGTACCAACTGTTTTCGATAACTATGTAACGAATATAACTTACAAAGACAAATACAATATTGAACTAGCACTTTGGGATACTGCAGGGCAAGAAGAGTACAACAGGTTAAGACCATTAAGTTATTCTGATGTGGATATTCTACTAGTTTGTTATTCTGCAGATAACAAGACGTCTTTTGAAAACGTAAGAGAGCTATGGATTCCAGAAGTTGTTCATTTCTGTCCAAGAACACCCATAATATTAGTTGGATTAAAGAGCGATAGATATTCTGACAAATACTCTGATGCATTTGTTGACCCATTAAAGGTAGAACAAATGGTTAAGAATAAGGAATTTGCAAACGTTTTTGTACATTTGCAATGCAGTGCTAAAAGTGGGTATAATATCGaggaaatttttaatacgGCGATTTCTACCGTTTTATATGACGAGTTAAGAGTTGATCAGGAAAACGAaaggaaacaaaaaaactcatccaatgataataataatagcaagaGCAGAACTCTTTTTACAGTTGGTAAAGATAATAACGATGATAAACCAAAATCTAGTTCAACAGGTAGAAAAAAACCTCGTAAAATCAAATGTGTTATTTTGTGA
- the TIF2 gene encoding translation initiation factor eIF4A (similar to Saccharomyces cerevisiae YKR059W | TIF1 | Translation Initiation Factor (paralog of YJL138C | TIF2)), protein MSADGITEVDANQIETNYDKVVYKFDDMNLKSELLRGIYALGFTDPSAIQQRAILPISEGHDVLAQAQSGTGKTATFSIGCLQRIDPDVKAPQALILAPTRELALQIEKVVSALASNMTGVKVHPCIGGTSHQEVVEGFESGAQVIVGTPGRVFDMISRRHLKTDSMKMFILDEADEMLSSGFKDQIYQIFTFLPSEAQVVLLSATMPMDVLEVTTKFMRNPIRILVKKDELTLEGIKQFFVNVEEEEYKYDCLSDLYDSISVTQAVIFCNTRRKVEELAARLTADDFTVSAIYSDLPQQQRDVIMQEFRTGSSRILISTDLLARGIDVQQVSLVINYDLPNNKENYIHRIGRGGRFGRKGIAINFITNKDVAALTELERFYSTQIEEMPANIAELFASTKAEA, encoded by the coding sequence ATGTCTGCCGATGGTATTACTGAAGTTGATGCTAACCAAATTGAAACCAACTATGACAAAGTTGTCTACAAATTTGATGATATGAACCTAAAGAGCGAGTTGTTGAGAGGTATCTACGCTTTAGGTTTCACCGATCCATCTGCTATTCAACAACGTGCCATTTTGCCAATTTCTGAAGGTCACGATGTTTTAGCACAAGCCCAATCTGGTACTGGTAAAACCGCCACCTTTTCTATTGGTTGTTTGCAAAGAATTGATCCTGACGTTAAAGCTCCACAAGCTTTGATTTTGGCTCCAACCAGAGAATTAGCTTTGcaaattgaaaaagttgTTTCTGCTTTAGCTAGTAACATGACTGGTGTCAAGGTTCACCCATGTATTGGTGGTACCAGTCACCAAGAGGTTGTTGAAGGTTTTGAAAGTGGTGCCCAAGTTATTGTTGGTACCCCAGGTCGTGTTTTTGATATGATTAGTAGAAGACACTTGAAAACCGATAGTATGAAGATGTTTATCTTGGATGAAGCCGATGAAATGTTGTCTTCTGGTTTTAAAGATCAAATCTACCAAATTTTCACCTTTTTGCCATCAGAAGCTCAAGTCGTCTTGTTATCTGCCACTATGCCAATGGATGTTTTGGAGGTTACCACCAAGTTTATGAGAAACCCAATTAGAATCTTGGTTAAAAAGGATGAATTGACCTTGGAAGGTatcaaacaatttttcGTCAAcgttgaagaagaagaatacAAATACGATTGTTTATCTGATTTGTACGATTCCATTTCCGTTACTCAAGCTGTTATTTTCTGTAACACCAGAAGAAAGGTTGAAGAATTAGCCGCCAGATTAACTGCTGATGATTTCACTGTTTCTGCTATCTACTCTGATTTaccacaacaacaaagagATGTTATTATGCAAGAATTCAGAACTGGTTCTTCTAGAATTTTGATCTCCACCGATTTGTTGGCCAGAGGTATTGATGTTCAACAAGTTTCTTTAGTCATTAATTATGACTTGCCAAATAACAAGGAAAACTACATTCACAGAATTGGTAGAGGTGGTCGTTTTGGTAGAAAGGGTATTGCTATCAACTTTATCACCAATAAAGATGTTGCCGCTTTGACAGAATTGGAAAGATTTTATTCTACTCAAATTGAAGAAATGCCAGCCAACATTGCTGAATTATTTGCTTCTACCAAGGCCGAAGCCTAA
- the UTP30 gene encoding Utp30p (similar to Saccharomyces cerevisiae YKR060W | UTP30 | U Three Protein) codes for MKTTSNTIFNEASSIKAIESLRHRCSQDGNLLNDEIVHLILNIDYNNIKSPISNVSNFNCFSNIPIIIPLKHSKMIKNIRDVKILMITKDPVSVYTEKLRVLDEYLPPISSNEQNQRGKVANNDISWRQSKKLKSVSKNYKPKGLSDSRMNMGKEIIDLNTANTKNKNINGASNNEVEDSETEIFGKIISVQKLKKLKKGDLNALFKAHDVVMCDHRVVHLLPKILGSTFYNHHKKVPFTIKFTRGVASHAKASLKKGKTLTSRHHSSANKLSKFQIAKQEIIDPKYIYTQMKSVLKNTFYILPSGIQERKNEIKKLKNKEALLDAKINPNKKTTNKDDTSKNNDCICLSINVGNIKKHTTDEIKYNIQDVIEYVENNLIKNVSAHDSNMYLKTANSISLPI; via the coding sequence ATGAAAACTACTTCTAATACTATTTTCAACGAAGCATCTTCAATAAAGGCCATTGAATCATTGAGACATCGTTGTTCACAAGATGgaaatttattgaatgATGAAATAGTTCAtttgatattaaatattgattacaataatataaaatcaCCGATATCAAATGTATccaattttaattgttttagCAACATCCCGATAATTATTCCATTAAAACATAGTAAaatgattaaaaatatcagaGATGTGAAAATACTAATGATTACTAAAGATCCAGTTAGTGTATATACCGAGAAATTAAGGGTTTTAGATGAATATTTGCCTCCAATTAGTAGTAACGAACAAAACCAACGAGGGAAAGTCGCAAACAACGATATTTCTTGGAGGCAGagtaaaaaattgaaaagtgTCAGTAAGAATTATAAGCCTAAGGGATTAAGTGACTCCAGAATGAATATGGGCAAAGAAATTATAGACTTAAACACAGCcaataccaaaaataagaaCATCAATGGTGCTAGTAATAATGAGGTTGAAGATTCAGAGACTgaaatttttggaaaaatcatttcagtacaaaaattaaagaagtTGAAAAAGGGTGATTTGAACGCTTTATTTAAGGCTCACGATGTAGTAATGTGTGATCATCGTGTAGTGCATTTATTACCGAAGATATTGGGCAGTACTTTTTATAATCATCATAAAAAGGTTCCATTTACAATTAAATTTACTCGTGGAGTTGCCAGTCACGCAAAGGCCTCATTAAAAAAGGGCAAAACTTTGACTTCAAGGCATCACAGTAGCGCCAACAAATTGAGTAAATTCCAAATAGCCAAACAAGAGATTATTGATCCAAAGTATATATACACCCAGATGAAGAgcgttttaaaaaatacattttatattttaccaTCCGGTAttcaagaaagaaagaatgaaatcaaaaaacttaaaaataaagaagcTCTCTTGGATGCCAAAATTAATccgaataaaaaaactactaataaagatgatacaagtaaaaataatgattgTATCTGTTTAAGCATCAATGTtggtaatattaaaaagcaTACAACAgatgaaattaaatataatatccAAGATGTGATTGAATATGTGGAGAATAATCTAATCAAAAATGTTAGTGCACATGATTCTAATatgtatttaaaaacagCTAATAGCATTAGTTTGCCcatttga
- the TRM2 gene encoding tRNA (uracil(54)-C(5))-methyltransferase (similar to Saccharomyces cerevisiae YKR056W | TRM2 | tRNA Methyltransferase) gives MTTLEATSKPKITVEVANEEKNGDNSLKRSLTPQNKDEPHIDKKKYKRAVKVNNGQYKKPKIDATGPIGVLDKEITSLIRAENLTSDSILNDVAYVMNNKDNEELISQYHRVEENVRVLRLTSSGEGMAIVDHPLDKTHKQVVIIPFSIPGDVVKARLFKTLNRYVQADLLEITTPSLKRNDERITCKKYFGSCSGCQYQMMDYDEQLRVKRKTVENAYKYFAPEIFHLLPEVGDTVGSPLQFNYRTKLTPHFDLPRRYLKMVKRGELEKLPKLALGFGCRGKPEWRKTEGFVETTRHVIDIEECSIGTKILNIGLTNERRAFKDDYVNYRKGGTILLRENTNVLNKNATEEDIQRELTEGSRNEDTKISYIEEDVSADKKLVKTCVTDTKQVVSEYINGLTFKFVANEFFQNNDSILPLVIDYVKQNLMIPNVQETEARYLVDAYCGSGLFSISCSQDVEKVIGVEVSADSVKMASKNAERNSIKNCTFLLGKAECIFESIDTPSDFTSVILDPPRKGCDEIFLRQLAAYNPAKIVYISCNVHSQARDVQYFLTETENGCKYKVESIRGFDFFPQTHHVEGVCVLSRL, from the coding sequence aTGACAACACTAGAGGCTACTTCAAAGCCAAAGATTACGGTGGAAGTTGCGAacgaagaaaaaaatggagaCAACTCTTTAAAAAGATCATTAACACCACAGAATAAGGATGAACCACATAtcgataaaaaaaaatacaagaGAGCTGTGAAAGTGAACAATGGGCAATACAAAAAGCCGAAGATAGATGCTACAGGGCCAATAGGTGTATTAGATAAAGAGATTACTTCCTTAATCAGGGCGGAAAACTTAACATCGGACTCGATACTCAACGATGTAGCATATGTGATGAATAACAAGGATAATGAAGAACTTATAAGTCAATACCATCGTGTCGAAGAAAACGTTCGTGTTTTAAGATTAACTTCGAGCGGTGAAGGGATGGCTATTGTTGATCATCCACTAGACAAAACACACAAGCAAGTAGTTATTATTCCATTTAGTATCCCTGGGGATGTTGTTAAAGCCAGacttttcaaaactttaaatAGATATGTACAAGCTGATTTGCTAGAAATAACAACTCCTAGTTTAAAGAGAAATGACGAAAGAATTACGTGTAAAAAGTATTTTGGGTCTTGCTCTGGATGCCAATACCAAATGATGGATTATGATGAACAGCTAAGAGTTAAACGTAAAACAGTAGAAAATGcctataaatattttgcaCCAGAAATTTTTCACCTATTACCAGAAGTCGGCGATACTGTTGGCTCACCATTACAGTTCAATTATAGGACCAAGTTAACTCCACATTTTGATTTACCACGAAGATATCTCAAGATGGTTAAAAGGGGTGAATTAGAAAAACTTCCTAAATTAGCATTGGGGTTTGGATGTAGGGGCAAGCCGGAATGGAGGAAAACTGAGGGCTTTGTGGAAACCACAAGACATGTCATTGATATCGAGGAGTGTTCTATAGGCActaaaattttgaatattgGATTAACCAACGAAAGAAGAGCGTTTAAAGATGATTATGTAAACTATAGAAAGGGTGGTACTATTTTGTTGAGAGAAAATACCAAtgtattaaacaaaaatgctACTGAAGAAGATATTCAACGAGAGCTTACAGAAGGGTCCAGAAATGAGGATACTAAAATTAGTTACATTGAGGAGGATGTGAGTGCcgataaaaaattggttaaaACTTGTGTTACCGACACTAAACAAGTTGTGTCGGAATATATTAACGGActaacttttaaatttgtagcgaatgaattttttcaaaacaatGATTCAATCCTACCTCTTGTTATTGATTATGTGAAGCAAAACTTGATGATTCCAAATGTACAGGAAACAGAGGCAAGATACTTGGTTGACGCGTACTGTGGATCTGGTTTATTTAGTATATCTTGTTCGCAAGATGTTGAAAAGGTTATTGGTGTTGAAGTTTCGGCTGATAGTGTCAAAATGGCTTCTAAAAATGCGGAAAGAAACTCCATTAAGAATTGTACCTTTCTATTAGGAAAAGCAGAATGCATTTTTGAAAGTATTGATACACCAAGTGATTTCACAAGTGTTATATTAGATCCACCTCGTAAAGGCTGCGATGAGATATTTTTAAGACAATTGGCAGCATATAATCCCGCCAAGATAGTTTATATATCTTGCAATGTTCATTCTCAAGCAAGAGATGTTCAATACTTTTTGACAGAAACTGAAAATGGATGCAAGTATAAGGTGGAAAGTATCAGAGGGTTTGATTTTTTCCCTCAAACTCATCATGTTGAAGGTGTATGTGTTTTAAGTAGACTTtag
- a CDS encoding uncharacterized protein (similar to Saccharomyces cerevisiae YJL137C | GLG2 | Glycogenin-Like Gene (paralog of YKR058W | GLG1)): protein METSICICTILYIYPPFDTILKENNYFKSALVLGYQLNKLLSLSPSLNKTSDNGNENINTIILVNPDLYKYLFDKANKCEKERNLLLKYYSKVVELSDHIAYEDDKNTALNYENCKEYHFDLDKKWIIHSIQYKIQLWEILERYDIALYLDCDTLPLQLEPVIDVLRSNGTSSSAEGLSFSDIVASPDTTWPDMFNSGVFIFKPSVETFKKLKAFAYKNYSIDGSDQGLLNQFFNPIFRKQTSISKGEDTLSSHNWKKLPYTYNVMIMNNQNTCNLNGYEAPVCLRFFHDQIKIVHFITKPWTVTDSLSRNINECNTIPYLKEYYNKWLYIYNNYIYPELLEYPYIEKLGSLSVDESQQDRLTKTIEVDQGIKGEITQKQQKSKPRTNSDYDQSTEKKGDGVSKEKRNEKEQQSDRTVSVDHSQDVNNDCYDTKDESSEKGNVAHKKSTLFKFPWEFYKDYPRPPSRKF, encoded by the coding sequence ATGGAAACATCAATTTGTATTTGTACAatcttatatatttatccgCCATTTGATACGATATTAAAGGAGAATAACTACTTTAAAAGTGCATTAGTCTTAGGCTATCAATTGAATAAgctattatcattatcccCGTCTTTAAACAAGACATCTGATAATGggaatgaaaatattaatactattatatTAGTGAATCCTGATTTgtacaaatatttatttgacaAAGCGAACAAGTGCGAAAAGGAACGTAATTTACtattgaaatattattcTAAAGTTGTAGAATTAAGTGATCACATAGCGTATGAAGATGATAAGAACACTGCGCTAAATTATGAAAATTGTAAAGAATACCATTTTGATTTGGATAAAAAATGGATCATCCATTCAATACAGTATAAGATACAGTTGTGGGAAATATTGGAACGCTATGATATCGCTTTGTATTTGGATTGTGACACTTTACCATTACAATTAGAACCTGTAATTGATGTTTTACGCAGTAATGGGACTTCTAGTAGTGCGGAGGGATTATCATTTTCCGATATTGTGGCTTCGCCAGACACAACATGGCCAGATATGTTTAATTCTGGTGTTTTCATATTTAAACCATCCGTTGAAACCTTTAAGAAACTAAAAGCATTTgcttataaaaattattcgATAGATGGATCAGATCAGGGGTTattaaatcaattttttaatccGATATTTCGCAAGCAAACTAGTATTTCTAAGGGCGAAGATACTTTATCTTCACATAATTGGAAAAAGCTGCCTTATACATATAACGTAATGATTATGAACAATCAAAATACTTGCAACCTTAATGGTTATGAAGCACCGGTATGTTTGAGATTCTTCCACGatcaaattaaaatagTACATTTTATCACTAAACCGTGGACTGTCACTGATTCTTTGAGCAGGAACATCAATGAATGCAATACTATTCCgtatttaaaagaatattaCAACAAATGGCTTTATATTTACAATAATTACATTTACCCTGAATTGCTTGAATACCCTTATATCGAAAAGCTTGGAAGTCTAAGTGTTGATGAAAGTCAACAAGATAGATTAACAAAAACCATTGAGGTAGATCAGGGTATCAAGGGGGAGATTACCCAAAAACAACAGAAAAGTAAACCTAGAACTAACAGTGATTATGATCAAAGTACTGAAAAGAAAGGTGATGGGGTTTCCAAGGAAAAGAGGaatgaaaaagaacaacaaaGTGATCGCACAGTTAGCGTTGACCATAGCCAGGATGTTAACAATGATTGCTATGACACAAAAGATGAAAGTTCCGAAAAAGGGAATGTCGCACATAAAAAGTCcacattatttaaatttccTTGGGAATTCTATAAGGACTATCCTAGGCCACCAAGTAGAAAGTTTTGA
- a CDS encoding 40S ribosomal protein eS21 (similar to Saccharomyces cerevisiae YJL136C | RPS21B | Ribosomal Protein of the Small subunit (paralog of YKR057W | RPS21A)), producing the protein MENEKGQLVELYIPRKCSATNRIIKAKDHASVQINIAKVDEEGRAIPGEYITYALSGYVRSRGEADDSLNRLAQTDGLLKNVWSYSR; encoded by the exons ATGGAAAACGAAAAGGGTCAATTA gTCGAATTATACATTCCAAGAAAATGTTCTGCTACCAACAGAATTATTAAGGCCAAGGACCATGCTTCTGTTCAAATCAACATTGCCAAGGTTGATGAAGAAGGTCGTGCTATCCCAGGTGAATACATCACTTATGCTTTATCCGGTTACGTTAGATCCAGAGGTGAAGCTGATGACTCTTTGAACAGATTAGCTCAAACTGAtggtttattaaaaaatgtcTGGTCTTACTCCCGTTAA